A genomic region of Sarcophilus harrisii chromosome 6, mSarHar1.11, whole genome shotgun sequence contains the following coding sequences:
- the MADD gene encoding MAP kinase-activating death domain protein isoform X21: MVQKKKICPRLLDYLVIIGARQPSSDSVAQTPELLRRYPLEDYPEFPLPPDVVFFCQPEGCLSVRQRRMSLRDDTSFVFTLTDKDTGVTRYGICVNFYRSFQKRMPKEKGDGGPGHRAKEATKAVPTPEEASAEKSEGGPSLQPPSADSTPDGNQSPRGKRRAKGGSRSRNSTLTSLCVLSHYPFFTTFRECLYTLKRLVDCCSERLLGKKLAIPRGVQRDTMWRIFTGSLLVEEKSSALLHDLREIEAWIYRLLRSPVPISGQKRVDIEVLPQELQPALTFALPDPSRFSLVDFPLHLPLELLGVDACLQVLSCILLEHKVVLQSRDYNALSMSVMAFVAMIYPLEYMFPVIPLLPTCMASAEQLLLAPTPYIIGVPASFFLYKLDFKMPDDVWLVDLDSNRVIAPTNAEVLPVLPEPESLELKKHLKQALASMSLNTQPILNLEKFHEGQEIPLLLGRPPSDLQSTPSTEFNPLIYGNDVDSVDVATRVAMVRFFNSPNVLQGFQMHTRTLRLFPRPVVAFQAGSFLASRPRQTPFAEKLARTQAVEYFGEWILNPTNYAFQRIHNNMFDPALIGDKPKWYAHQLQPIYYRVYDSNSQLAEALNVPPEQESDSDPTDDSGSDSVDYDDSSSSYSSLGDFVSEMMKCDINGDTPNVDPLTHAALGDASEVAFDELQGNQGDLEEPGPDSENSQDNPQPRSSSSTTASSSPSTIIHGANAESADFTEVEDKTATGFSNPLRALPPSFGKLSLDKREAESGGPPEGLGRRRDYDNPYFEPQYGFPTEEDEDEDEHEESYTPRFQQNLNGSRAQKLLRPNSLKLASDSDAESDSRASSPNSTVSNNSSNEGFGGIMSFASSLYRNHSTSFSLSNLALPTKGARDKTTPFPSLKGSRRALVDQKSSVIKHSPTVKRESPSPQGRASNSSENQQFLKEVVHSVLDGQGVGWLSVKKVRRLLESEQLRGFVLSKLNRLAPPEDGAPQETIPDVEISRKVYKGMLDLLKCMVLSLEQSYANAGLGGMASTFGLLEIAQTHYYSKEPDKRKRSPTDGVNTPVSKDPGLAGRGDPKAMAQLRVPQLGPRAPSAMGKGPKELDTRSLKEENFVASIGPEGIKPVFDLGETDEKKSQISADSGVSLLSGSQRSDLESTIGAGPAVMIRSTSQDSEVSTVVSNSSGETLGADSDLSSNAGDGPGGDGSAHLAGLRGTVSDSEIETNSASGAIFGKAHSLKPSTKEKAVGSPIRPFEDVSQRVYLYEGLLGKERSTLWDQMQFWEDAFLDAVMLEREGMGMDQGPQEMIDRYLSLGEHDRKRLEDDEDRLLATLLNNLISYMLLMKVNKNDIRKKVRRLMGKSHIGLVYGQQINEVLDQLASLNGRDVPLQPSGSRHIKKQTFVVHAGTDTSGDIFFMEVCDDCVVLRSSIGTVSERWWYEKLINMTYCPKTKVLCLWRRNGPETQLNKFYTKKCRELYYCVKDSMERAAARQHSAKPGPELGGEFPVQDMRTGEGGLLQVTLEGINLKFMHSQERKVFIELNHIKKCNTVRGVFVLEEFVPETKEVVSHKYKTPMAHEICYSVLCLFSYVAAARSKEAESRSKPPRPVSS, from the exons ATGGTGCAGAAGAAGAAGATTTGCCCTCGGTTACTGGACTACCTAGTGATCATTGGGGCCAG GCAACCAAGCAGCGACAGCGTGGCCCAGACCCCAGAGTTGCTCCGACGATACCCCTTGGAGGACTACCCTGAATTCCCCCTCCCTCCGGATGTGGTGTTCTTCTGCCAGCCGGAGGGATGCCTGAGCGTGCGGCAGCGGCGCATGAGCCTGCGGGATGACACCTCCTTTGTCTTCACCCTCACTGACAAGGACACTGGGGTCACGCGCTATGGCATCTGTGTCAACTTCTACCGTTCCTTCCAGAAGCGAATGCCCAAAGAAAAGGGGGATGGTGGCCCCGGGCACCGTGCAAAGGAAGCTACCAAGGCCGTTCCCACTCCAGAGGAGGCAAGCGCAGAGAAGTCAGAGGGTGGCCCTTCCTTGCAGCCCCCCAGTGCTGACTCGACCCCTGATGGGAACCAGTCTCCTCGGGGCAAACGCCGGGCAAAGGGGGGAAGCCGCTCCCGCAACAGCACCCTGACATCCCTGTGCGTGCTCAGCCATTATCCTTTCTTCACGACTTTCCGAGAATGTCTATATACCCTCAAGCGTTTGGTGGATTGTTGCAGTGAGCGACTGCTGGGCAAGAAACTGGCCATCCCCCGAGGGGTACAGAG GGACACCATGTGGCGTATCTTCACGGGCTCGCTCCTGGTAGAAGAGAAATCCAGTGCCCTTCTGCATGACCTGCGTGAGATCGAAGCGTGGATCTATCGATTGTTGCGCTCTCCAGTGCCCATATCTGGCCAGAAGCGAGTAGACATTGAAGTTCTCCCCCAGGAGCTACAACCCGCCCTGACCTTTGCCCTCCCTGACCCATCTCGATTCTCTCTGGTAGATTTCCCATTGCATCTACCTTTGGAACTCCTGGGTGTGGACGCCTGTCTGCAGGTGTTGTCTTGCATCTTGCTGGAGCACAAG GTGGTGTTACAGTCGCGAGACTACAATGCGCTCTCCATGTCTGTGATGGCATTTGTAGCAATGATCTACCCCCTGGAGTATATGTTTCCTGTTATTCCGTTGCTTCCTACTTGCATGGCGTCTGCAGAGCAG CTGCTTCTGGCTCCTACTCCTTACATTATTGGGGTCCCTGCCAGCTTCTTCCTCTACAAACTAGACTTCAAGATGCCAGATGATGTTTGGCTGGTGGATCTGGACAGCAACCGG GTGATCGCACCAACCAATGCAGAGGTGTTGCCCGTCCTGCCAGAGCCCGAATCCTTAGAACTGAAAAAGCACTTGAAGCAG GCACTGGCCAGCATGAGTCTGAACACTCAGCCTATCCTCAACTTGGAGAAGTTCCATGAGGGTCAAGAGATCCCACTACTCTTGGGAAGACCACCCAGTGATTTGCAATCTACCCCTTCCACTGAATTCAATCCCCTCATCTATGGCAATGATGTAGATTCAGTGGATGTGGCTACCAG GGTGGCCATGGTGAGATTCTTCAACTCCCCCAATGTGCTTCAGGGTTTCCAGATGCACACACGCACTCTGCGTCTCTTCCCCCGACCTGTGGTAGCCTTCCAAGCTGGCTCCTTTCTAGCCTCACGTCCCCGACAGACCCCCTTTGCTGAGAAATTGGCCAGGACCCAAGCCGTGGAATACTTTGGTGAATGGATCCTCAACCCCACCAACTATGCTTTCCAGCGAATCCACAACA ACATGTTTGACCCGGCCCTGATTGGCGACAAGCCCAAGTGGTACGCCCACCAGCTGCAGCCGATCTATTACCGTGTCTATGACAGTAACTCCCAGCTGGCCGAGGCCCTGAATGTGCCGCCCGAGCAGGAATCTGACTCTGACCCAACTGACGACAG TGGCAGTGACAGTGTGGATTACGATGACTCAAGCTCTTCCTACTCATCCCTTGGTGACTTTGTTAGTGAGATGATGAAATGCGATATCAATGGTGACACACCCA ATGTGGATCCGCTAACACATGCAGCACTGGGTGACGCCAGCGAAGTGGCATTTGATGAGCTGCAGGGAAACCAGGGAGATTTGGAGGAACCCGGTCCAGACAGCGAGAATTCCCAGGACAATCCCCAGCCTCGTTCCAGCTCCAGCACGACGGCCAGCAGCAGCCCCAGTACCATCATTCACGGAGCCAACGCT GAATCGGCTGATTTTACCGAGGTGGAGGACAAGACAGCGACAGGATTCTCCAACCCCCTCCGTGCTTTGCCTCCCAGTTTTGGCAAATTGAGCTTGGATAAGCGTGAGGCAGAGAGTGGGGGTCCCCCAGAGGGATTGGGGCGCAGGCGCGACTATGACAATCCATACTTTGAACCTCAGTATGGATTTCCCACCgaggaagatgaagatgaagatgagcACGAGGAGAGTTATACCCCACGATTTCAACAAAACCTCAATGGCAGTAG GGCTCAAAAACTGCTGCGGCCCAATAGCCTCAAGCTGGCGAGCGATTCAGATGCAGAGTCGGACTCTCGGGCGAGTTCTCCCAACTCCACCGTCTCCAACAACAGCAGCAATGAGGGCTTCGGGGGTATCATGTCTTTTGCCA GCAGCCTCTACCGGAACCACAGcaccagcttcagcctctcaAACCTTGCGCTGCCCACCAAAGGGGCCAGAGACAAAACAACACCCTTCCCTAGTCTCAAAG GAAGCCGGCGAGCCTTGGTGGACCAGAAGTCCTCGGTCATCAAGCACAGCCCCACAGTGAAGAGAGAGTCTCCGTCTCCTCAGGGACGAGCCAGCAATTCCAG CGAGAACCAGCAGTTCCTGAAAGAGGTGGTGCACAGTGTTCTGGACGGCCAGGGAGTGGGCTGGCTCAGCGTGAAGAAGGTGAGGAGGCTGCTGGAGAGTGAGCAGCTGCGAGGTTTTGTCCTGAGCAAGCTGAACCGCCTGGCACCCCCCGAGGATGGCGCCCCCCAGGAGACGATCCCCGATGTG GAGATAAGCCGCAAGGTCTACAAAGGGATGCTGGACCTTCTCAAGTGCATGGTGCTGAGCCTGGAACAGTCCTATGCCAATGCCGGCCTGGGAGGCATGGCCAGCACCTTTGGCCTTCTAGAGATTGCCCAGACCCATTACTATAGCAAAG AGCCCGACAAACGGAAGAGAAGTCCCACAGATGGTGTGAACACACCGGTTAGCAAGGATCCAGGCCTGGCTGGGAGAGGCGACCCAAAAGCCATGGCACAGCTGAGGGTTCCCCAGTTGGGACCACGGGCACCAAGTGCTATGGGAAAGGGCCCCAAGGAGCTGGACACCAGGAGCCTAAAGGAAGAGAATTTTGTGGCTTCCATTG GGCCTGAAGGAATCAAACCTGTCTTTGACCTTGGTGAGACAGATGAGAAAAAGTCCCAGATCAGTGCAGACAGCGGAGTGAGCCTGCTGTCTGGTTCGCAG AGAAGTGACCTGGAATCTACCATTGGCGCAGGCCCCGCAGTTATGATCCGAAGCACAAGCCAGGATTCTGAAGTTAGCACTGTG GTGAGTAACAGTTCTGGAGAAACATTGGGAGCAGACAGTGACCTGAGCAGCAATGCAGGTGACGGACCAGGTGGTGATGGCAGTGCCCACTTGGCAGGACTTCGTGGCACTGTGTCTGACAGCGAAATTGAGACCAATTCTGCCTCGGGAGCCATCTTT GGCAAAGCCCACAGTCTGAAGCCAAGTACAAAGGAGAAAGCAGTGGGCAGCCCCATTCGTCCTTTTGAAGATGTGAGCCAGCGTGTCTACCTCTATGAGGGACTCTTAG GTAAAGAACGTTCTACCCTGTGGGATCAGATGCAGTTCTGGGAAGATGCCTTCCTGGATGCTGTGATGTTGGAGAGAGAAGGGATGGGCATGGATCAGGGACCTCAGGAAATGATCGACAG GTACCTGTCCTTGGGAGAACATGACCGCAAGCGCCTGGAGGATGACGAAGATAGATTACTGGCCACACTCCTGAACAATCTCATCTCCTATATGCTTCTGATGAAG GTGAACAAGAATGACATCCGGAAGAAGGTGAGACGCCTCATGGGGAAATCTCACATTGGGCTTGTTTATGGCCAGCAGATAAATGAAGTGTTGGATCAGTTGGCCAGCCTG AATGGGCGGGACGTGCCTCTGCAGCCGAGCGGCAGCCGTCACATCAAGAAACAGACCTTTGTGGTGCATGCGGGGACGGACACCAGTGGGGATATCTTCTTCATGGAG GTGTGCGATGACTGCGTGGTCTTGCGCAGCAGCATCGGGACGGTGTCCGAGCGCTGGTGGTATGAGAAGCTCATCAACATGACCTACTGCCCCAAGACCAAGGTGCTGTGTCTGTGGAGACGGAATGGGCCCGAGACGCAGCTGAACAAGTTCTACACCAAGAAG TGTCGGGAGCTGTACTACTGCGTGAAGGACAGCATGGAGCGAGCTGCGGCTCGACAGCACAGCGCCAAGCCAG GTCCCGAGCTGGGCGGTGAGTTCCCAGTGCAGGACATGAGGACAGGCGAGGGTGGCTTGCTTCAGGTTACGCTGGAGGGCATCAACCTTAAGTTCATGCATAGCCAG GAGCGGAAG GTTTTCATAGAGCTGAATCACATTAAAAAGTGCAATACAGTCCGAGGCGTCTTTGTCCTGGAGGAATTTG TTCCTGAAACTAAAGAAGTGGTGAGCCACAAGTACAAGACACCGATG GCCCACGAGATCTGCTACTCCGTGTTGTGTCTCTTCTCCTACGTGGCTGCCGCGCGGAGCAAGGAGGCCGAGAGCCGAAGCAAGCCCCCGCGGCCCGTCTCCAGCTGA
- the MADD gene encoding MAP kinase-activating death domain protein isoform X27, giving the protein MVQKKKICPRLLDYLVIIGARQPSSDSVAQTPELLRRYPLEDYPEFPLPPDVVFFCQPEGCLSVRQRRMSLRDDTSFVFTLTDKDTGVTRYGICVNFYRSFQKRMPKEKGDGGPGHRAKEATKAVPTPEEASAEKSEGGPSLQPPSADSTPDGNQSPRGKRRAKGGSRSRNSTLTSLCVLSHYPFFTTFRECLYTLKRLVDCCSERLLGKKLAIPRGVQRDTMWRIFTGSLLVEEKSSALLHDLREIEAWIYRLLRSPVPISGQKRVDIEVLPQELQPALTFALPDPSRFSLVDFPLHLPLELLGVDACLQVLSCILLEHKVVLQSRDYNALSMSVMAFVAMIYPLEYMFPVIPLLPTCMASAEQLLLAPTPYIIGVPASFFLYKLDFKMPDDVWLVDLDSNRVIAPTNAEVLPVLPEPESLELKKHLKQALASMSLNTQPILNLEKFHEGQEIPLLLGRPPSDLQSTPSTEFNPLIYGNDVDSVDVATRVAMVRFFNSPNVLQGFQMHTRTLRLFPRPVVAFQAGSFLASRPRQTPFAEKLARTQAVEYFGEWILNPTNYAFQRIHNNMFDPALIGDKPKWYAHQLQPIYYRVYDSNSQLAEALNVPPEQESDSDPTDDSGSDSVDYDDSSSSYSSLGDFVSEMMKCDINGDTPNVDPLTHAALGDASEVAFDELQGNQGDLEEPGPDSENSQDNPQPRSSSSTTASSSPSTIIHGANAESADFTEVEDKTATGFSNPLRALPPSFGKLSLDKREAESGGPPEGLGRRRDYDNPYFEPQYGFPTEEDEDEDEHEESYTPRFQQNLNGSRAQKLLRPNSLKLASDSDAESDSRASSPNSTVSNNSSNEGFGGIMSFASSLYRNHSTSFSLSNLALPTKGARDKTTPFPSLKGSRRALVDQKSSVIKHSPTVKRESPSPQGRASNSSENQQFLKEVVHSVLDGQGVGWLSVKKVRRLLESEQLRGFVLSKLNRLAPPEDGAPQETIPDVEISRKVYKGMLDLLKCMVLSLEQSYANAGLGGMASTFGLLEIAQTHYYSKEPDKRKRSPTDGVNTPVSKDPGLAGRGDPKAMAQLRVPQLGPRAPSAMGKGPKELDTRSLKEENFVASIELWNKHQEVKKQKALDKQRPEGIKPVFDLGETDEKKSQISADSGVSLLSGSQRSDLESTIGAGPAVMIRSTSQDSEVSTVVSNSSGETLGADSDLSSNAGDGPGGDGSAHLAGLRGTVSDSEIETNSASGAIFGKAHSLKPSTKEKAVGSPIRPFEDVSQRVYLYEGLLGRDKGSMWDQLEDAAMETFSMSKERSTLWDQMQFWEDAFLDAVMLEREGMGMDQGPQEMIDRYLSLGEHDRKRLEDDEDRLLATLLNNLISYMLLMKVNKNDIRKKVRRLMGKSHIGLVYGQQINEVLDQLASLNGRDVPLQPSGSRHIKKQTFVVHAGTDTSGDIFFMEVCDDCVVLRSSIGTVSERWWYEKLINMTYCPKTKVLCLWRRNGPETQLNKFYTKKCRELYYCVKDSMERAAARQHSAKPGPELGGEFPVQDMRTGEGGLLQVTLEGINLKFMHSQFLKLKKW; this is encoded by the exons ATGGTGCAGAAGAAGAAGATTTGCCCTCGGTTACTGGACTACCTAGTGATCATTGGGGCCAG GCAACCAAGCAGCGACAGCGTGGCCCAGACCCCAGAGTTGCTCCGACGATACCCCTTGGAGGACTACCCTGAATTCCCCCTCCCTCCGGATGTGGTGTTCTTCTGCCAGCCGGAGGGATGCCTGAGCGTGCGGCAGCGGCGCATGAGCCTGCGGGATGACACCTCCTTTGTCTTCACCCTCACTGACAAGGACACTGGGGTCACGCGCTATGGCATCTGTGTCAACTTCTACCGTTCCTTCCAGAAGCGAATGCCCAAAGAAAAGGGGGATGGTGGCCCCGGGCACCGTGCAAAGGAAGCTACCAAGGCCGTTCCCACTCCAGAGGAGGCAAGCGCAGAGAAGTCAGAGGGTGGCCCTTCCTTGCAGCCCCCCAGTGCTGACTCGACCCCTGATGGGAACCAGTCTCCTCGGGGCAAACGCCGGGCAAAGGGGGGAAGCCGCTCCCGCAACAGCACCCTGACATCCCTGTGCGTGCTCAGCCATTATCCTTTCTTCACGACTTTCCGAGAATGTCTATATACCCTCAAGCGTTTGGTGGATTGTTGCAGTGAGCGACTGCTGGGCAAGAAACTGGCCATCCCCCGAGGGGTACAGAG GGACACCATGTGGCGTATCTTCACGGGCTCGCTCCTGGTAGAAGAGAAATCCAGTGCCCTTCTGCATGACCTGCGTGAGATCGAAGCGTGGATCTATCGATTGTTGCGCTCTCCAGTGCCCATATCTGGCCAGAAGCGAGTAGACATTGAAGTTCTCCCCCAGGAGCTACAACCCGCCCTGACCTTTGCCCTCCCTGACCCATCTCGATTCTCTCTGGTAGATTTCCCATTGCATCTACCTTTGGAACTCCTGGGTGTGGACGCCTGTCTGCAGGTGTTGTCTTGCATCTTGCTGGAGCACAAG GTGGTGTTACAGTCGCGAGACTACAATGCGCTCTCCATGTCTGTGATGGCATTTGTAGCAATGATCTACCCCCTGGAGTATATGTTTCCTGTTATTCCGTTGCTTCCTACTTGCATGGCGTCTGCAGAGCAG CTGCTTCTGGCTCCTACTCCTTACATTATTGGGGTCCCTGCCAGCTTCTTCCTCTACAAACTAGACTTCAAGATGCCAGATGATGTTTGGCTGGTGGATCTGGACAGCAACCGG GTGATCGCACCAACCAATGCAGAGGTGTTGCCCGTCCTGCCAGAGCCCGAATCCTTAGAACTGAAAAAGCACTTGAAGCAG GCACTGGCCAGCATGAGTCTGAACACTCAGCCTATCCTCAACTTGGAGAAGTTCCATGAGGGTCAAGAGATCCCACTACTCTTGGGAAGACCACCCAGTGATTTGCAATCTACCCCTTCCACTGAATTCAATCCCCTCATCTATGGCAATGATGTAGATTCAGTGGATGTGGCTACCAG GGTGGCCATGGTGAGATTCTTCAACTCCCCCAATGTGCTTCAGGGTTTCCAGATGCACACACGCACTCTGCGTCTCTTCCCCCGACCTGTGGTAGCCTTCCAAGCTGGCTCCTTTCTAGCCTCACGTCCCCGACAGACCCCCTTTGCTGAGAAATTGGCCAGGACCCAAGCCGTGGAATACTTTGGTGAATGGATCCTCAACCCCACCAACTATGCTTTCCAGCGAATCCACAACA ACATGTTTGACCCGGCCCTGATTGGCGACAAGCCCAAGTGGTACGCCCACCAGCTGCAGCCGATCTATTACCGTGTCTATGACAGTAACTCCCAGCTGGCCGAGGCCCTGAATGTGCCGCCCGAGCAGGAATCTGACTCTGACCCAACTGACGACAG TGGCAGTGACAGTGTGGATTACGATGACTCAAGCTCTTCCTACTCATCCCTTGGTGACTTTGTTAGTGAGATGATGAAATGCGATATCAATGGTGACACACCCA ATGTGGATCCGCTAACACATGCAGCACTGGGTGACGCCAGCGAAGTGGCATTTGATGAGCTGCAGGGAAACCAGGGAGATTTGGAGGAACCCGGTCCAGACAGCGAGAATTCCCAGGACAATCCCCAGCCTCGTTCCAGCTCCAGCACGACGGCCAGCAGCAGCCCCAGTACCATCATTCACGGAGCCAACGCT GAATCGGCTGATTTTACCGAGGTGGAGGACAAGACAGCGACAGGATTCTCCAACCCCCTCCGTGCTTTGCCTCCCAGTTTTGGCAAATTGAGCTTGGATAAGCGTGAGGCAGAGAGTGGGGGTCCCCCAGAGGGATTGGGGCGCAGGCGCGACTATGACAATCCATACTTTGAACCTCAGTATGGATTTCCCACCgaggaagatgaagatgaagatgagcACGAGGAGAGTTATACCCCACGATTTCAACAAAACCTCAATGGCAGTAG GGCTCAAAAACTGCTGCGGCCCAATAGCCTCAAGCTGGCGAGCGATTCAGATGCAGAGTCGGACTCTCGGGCGAGTTCTCCCAACTCCACCGTCTCCAACAACAGCAGCAATGAGGGCTTCGGGGGTATCATGTCTTTTGCCA GCAGCCTCTACCGGAACCACAGcaccagcttcagcctctcaAACCTTGCGCTGCCCACCAAAGGGGCCAGAGACAAAACAACACCCTTCCCTAGTCTCAAAG GAAGCCGGCGAGCCTTGGTGGACCAGAAGTCCTCGGTCATCAAGCACAGCCCCACAGTGAAGAGAGAGTCTCCGTCTCCTCAGGGACGAGCCAGCAATTCCAG CGAGAACCAGCAGTTCCTGAAAGAGGTGGTGCACAGTGTTCTGGACGGCCAGGGAGTGGGCTGGCTCAGCGTGAAGAAGGTGAGGAGGCTGCTGGAGAGTGAGCAGCTGCGAGGTTTTGTCCTGAGCAAGCTGAACCGCCTGGCACCCCCCGAGGATGGCGCCCCCCAGGAGACGATCCCCGATGTG GAGATAAGCCGCAAGGTCTACAAAGGGATGCTGGACCTTCTCAAGTGCATGGTGCTGAGCCTGGAACAGTCCTATGCCAATGCCGGCCTGGGAGGCATGGCCAGCACCTTTGGCCTTCTAGAGATTGCCCAGACCCATTACTATAGCAAAG AGCCCGACAAACGGAAGAGAAGTCCCACAGATGGTGTGAACACACCGGTTAGCAAGGATCCAGGCCTGGCTGGGAGAGGCGACCCAAAAGCCATGGCACAGCTGAGGGTTCCCCAGTTGGGACCACGGGCACCAAGTGCTATGGGAAAGGGCCCCAAGGAGCTGGACACCAGGAGCCTAAAGGAAGAGAATTTTGTGGCTTCCATTG AGTTGTGGAACAAGCACCAggaagtgaaaaaacaaaaagctttggACAAACAGA GGCCTGAAGGAATCAAACCTGTCTTTGACCTTGGTGAGACAGATGAGAAAAAGTCCCAGATCAGTGCAGACAGCGGAGTGAGCCTGCTGTCTGGTTCGCAG AGAAGTGACCTGGAATCTACCATTGGCGCAGGCCCCGCAGTTATGATCCGAAGCACAAGCCAGGATTCTGAAGTTAGCACTGTG GTGAGTAACAGTTCTGGAGAAACATTGGGAGCAGACAGTGACCTGAGCAGCAATGCAGGTGACGGACCAGGTGGTGATGGCAGTGCCCACTTGGCAGGACTTCGTGGCACTGTGTCTGACAGCGAAATTGAGACCAATTCTGCCTCGGGAGCCATCTTT GGCAAAGCCCACAGTCTGAAGCCAAGTACAAAGGAGAAAGCAGTGGGCAGCCCCATTCGTCCTTTTGAAGATGTGAGCCAGCGTGTCTACCTCTATGAGGGACTCTTAG GAAGGGACAAAGGATCCATGTGGGACCAGTTAGAGGATGCAGCTATGGAGACCTTCTCTATGA GTAAAGAACGTTCTACCCTGTGGGATCAGATGCAGTTCTGGGAAGATGCCTTCCTGGATGCTGTGATGTTGGAGAGAGAAGGGATGGGCATGGATCAGGGACCTCAGGAAATGATCGACAG GTACCTGTCCTTGGGAGAACATGACCGCAAGCGCCTGGAGGATGACGAAGATAGATTACTGGCCACACTCCTGAACAATCTCATCTCCTATATGCTTCTGATGAAG GTGAACAAGAATGACATCCGGAAGAAGGTGAGACGCCTCATGGGGAAATCTCACATTGGGCTTGTTTATGGCCAGCAGATAAATGAAGTGTTGGATCAGTTGGCCAGCCTG AATGGGCGGGACGTGCCTCTGCAGCCGAGCGGCAGCCGTCACATCAAGAAACAGACCTTTGTGGTGCATGCGGGGACGGACACCAGTGGGGATATCTTCTTCATGGAG GTGTGCGATGACTGCGTGGTCTTGCGCAGCAGCATCGGGACGGTGTCCGAGCGCTGGTGGTATGAGAAGCTCATCAACATGACCTACTGCCCCAAGACCAAGGTGCTGTGTCTGTGGAGACGGAATGGGCCCGAGACGCAGCTGAACAAGTTCTACACCAAGAAG TGTCGGGAGCTGTACTACTGCGTGAAGGACAGCATGGAGCGAGCTGCGGCTCGACAGCACAGCGCCAAGCCAG GTCCCGAGCTGGGCGGTGAGTTCCCAGTGCAGGACATGAGGACAGGCGAGGGTGGCTTGCTTCAGGTTACGCTGGAGGGCATCAACCTTAAGTTCATGCATAGCCAG TTCCTGAAACTAAAGAAGTGGTGA